Proteins from a single region of Natrinema salifodinae:
- a CDS encoding electron transfer flavoprotein subunit beta/FixA family protein has translation MKILVTVKEVATVEDEFEIEGTAIADQYLGADLNEWDDYAIEEAVQLQEAGIADEVVTVTIGPEDCEQTIRQALAKGADRAVRVWDDALADVDLLDVGAKTEILSAVVEEEDPDLVLTGVQAGDDSFGATGVSLAEEVGYQWGAVVNHLDHEFDDDVASVRRELEGGVEELTDVELPAVLTIQTGINEPRYASLRGIRQAQRKELDVQRLADLGVDESAADSALKLTDMYEPESESDVTTWEGSSEETAGQLAALLRDKGVAQ, from the coding sequence ATGAAAATTCTCGTTACGGTCAAAGAGGTGGCAACCGTCGAAGACGAGTTCGAGATCGAGGGGACCGCGATCGCCGATCAGTACCTCGGCGCCGACTTGAACGAGTGGGACGACTACGCCATCGAGGAGGCCGTCCAGCTCCAGGAAGCCGGGATCGCCGACGAGGTCGTGACGGTCACCATCGGTCCGGAGGACTGCGAGCAGACCATCCGCCAGGCGCTCGCGAAAGGCGCCGACCGCGCCGTCCGCGTCTGGGACGATGCCCTCGCGGACGTCGACCTGCTCGACGTCGGCGCGAAGACCGAGATTCTCAGCGCCGTCGTCGAGGAAGAGGACCCCGACCTCGTGTTGACCGGCGTCCAGGCCGGCGACGACAGCTTCGGCGCGACCGGCGTCTCCCTGGCCGAGGAGGTCGGCTACCAGTGGGGCGCCGTCGTCAACCACCTCGACCACGAGTTCGACGACGACGTCGCCTCGGTGCGGCGCGAACTCGAGGGCGGCGTCGAGGAGCTCACCGACGTCGAGCTTCCCGCCGTCCTGACCATCCAGACGGGGATCAACGAGCCCCGCTACGCCAGCCTGCGAGGCATCCGTCAGGCCCAGCGCAAGGAACTGGACGTTCAGCGCCTGGCCGACCTCGGCGTCGACGAGAGCGCCGCGGACTCCGCCCTCAAGCTGACGGACATGTACGAGCCTGAAAGCGAAAGCGACGTCACGACCTGGGAGGGCAGCTCGGAGGAGACGGCCGGCCAGTTGGCTGCCCTGCTTCGCGACAAGGGGGTGGCACAATGA
- a CDS encoding electron transfer flavoprotein subunit alpha/FixB family protein: MTDVLAVADHRRGELRDVSYELITAGRKLADETGGDLHLTVISGTVDKFAEKLNREGVDVVHTVDHGEEFNHDVYTQSITQLYDAVAPQYVLTPNSVNGLDYAPAVANELDLPIVTDTIALDTDGETLTATREMYGGKVETTTELDGDAVVTIRGAEWPAAEGTGDAAIETFDAEIDEDALGSTVTGFEEVAGGDVDISEAELLVSIGRGIEEEENLDLIRDLVDTLDATLSSSRPIVDNGWLPKNRQVGQSGKVVTPDVYIAIGISGAVQHVAGMKGSDTIIAINTDPNAPIMDIADYAIVDDLFDVVPALIEEFEG, from the coding sequence ATGACGGACGTTCTGGCGGTTGCCGACCACCGCCGTGGCGAACTGCGCGACGTCAGCTACGAGCTCATCACCGCAGGACGGAAACTCGCCGACGAGACCGGCGGCGACCTCCACCTGACGGTCATCAGCGGCACCGTCGACAAGTTCGCGGAGAAACTCAACCGCGAGGGGGTCGACGTCGTCCACACCGTCGACCACGGCGAGGAGTTCAACCACGACGTCTACACGCAGTCGATCACTCAACTCTACGACGCGGTCGCGCCCCAGTACGTCCTGACGCCCAACAGCGTCAACGGCCTCGACTACGCGCCCGCGGTCGCCAACGAACTCGACCTGCCGATCGTCACCGACACGATCGCCCTCGACACCGACGGCGAAACCCTGACCGCCACCCGCGAGATGTACGGCGGCAAGGTCGAGACCACCACCGAACTCGACGGCGACGCCGTCGTCACCATCCGCGGCGCCGAATGGCCCGCCGCGGAGGGCACCGGCGACGCCGCCATCGAGACGTTCGACGCCGAGATCGACGAGGACGCGCTCGGCTCCACCGTCACCGGCTTCGAGGAAGTCGCCGGCGGCGACGTCGACATCAGCGAGGCCGAGCTGCTGGTCTCGATCGGCCGCGGCATCGAAGAAGAGGAGAACCTCGATCTGATCCGGGACCTGGTCGACACGCTCGACGCGACGCTGTCGTCCTCGCGCCCGATCGTCGACAACGGCTGGCTACCCAAGAACCGGCAGGTCGGCCAGTCCGGGAAGGTCGTCACGCCGGACGTCTACATCGCGATCGGCATCTCCGGAGCCGTCCAGCACGTCGCCGGGATGAAGGGCTCGGACACGATCATTGCGATCAACACCGACCCCAACGCGCCGATCATGGACATCGCCGACTACGCGATCGTCGACGACCTCTTCGACGTCGTTCCGGCCCTCATCGAGGAGTTCGAAGGCTAA
- a CDS encoding ABC transporter substrate-binding protein yields MSVQTNRRKLLSGLCAAGLGGLAGCLSSVPGFDSTDVEDGSDVGGTDRTLRLGIMQPLSGDLETVGKPMRNAAELPIRQVEDDIPLDIEYEVADTETSPSAGVQGAADLVAQDYPMVNGPAASDVTLQATQQVLIPYRTVCCSPGATSPTITSLNDAGLVFRTAVSDSLQAVVLADRAANDLGHDSAATLYANNDYGWQLSQAFARSFRTDHGGTVSSQVPLEEGQGSYRAAIRRVREDDPELLVVIGYPETGGQVLSDLGADAEEDILVTDGLQDGDLHDEVDYSLDGIRGTAPLVDGPGTQTFTELFKDEYDAEPGVFTPHSYDASAVLLLANAYAGQNDGTAIRNAMQAVTTGDGEEITPETLAEGIDLAAHGDPVTYQGASSSVGFDGNGDMVDTIFEYWEFDERAAGGTAELERVTS; encoded by the coding sequence ATGTCCGTGCAAACGAATCGTCGAAAACTACTGTCCGGTCTCTGCGCCGCCGGTCTCGGCGGCCTCGCCGGCTGTCTCAGTTCGGTTCCCGGATTCGACTCGACCGACGTCGAGGACGGGAGCGACGTCGGTGGAACCGACCGAACGCTCAGACTCGGCATCATGCAGCCGCTGAGCGGCGACCTCGAGACGGTCGGAAAACCGATGCGAAACGCCGCTGAGCTGCCCATCAGGCAGGTCGAAGACGACATCCCACTCGATATCGAGTACGAAGTCGCCGACACGGAGACCTCGCCGTCTGCGGGCGTGCAGGGCGCAGCCGACCTGGTCGCTCAGGACTATCCGATGGTCAACGGCCCGGCGGCATCCGACGTAACGCTGCAGGCGACCCAGCAGGTGCTCATCCCCTACCGAACCGTCTGCTGTTCGCCCGGCGCGACCTCGCCGACGATCACCTCGCTCAACGACGCCGGCCTGGTCTTCCGAACTGCAGTCTCCGACTCGCTGCAGGCGGTCGTGCTGGCCGACCGTGCGGCGAACGACCTCGGCCACGACAGCGCCGCGACCCTCTACGCGAACAACGACTACGGCTGGCAGCTGAGCCAGGCGTTCGCGCGCTCGTTCCGGACCGATCACGGCGGGACGGTCTCGTCTCAGGTGCCGCTGGAGGAGGGACAAGGGAGCTATCGCGCGGCCATCCGACGGGTCAGGGAAGACGATCCGGAACTGCTCGTCGTGATCGGCTACCCGGAAACCGGGGGCCAGGTGCTCTCCGACCTGGGGGCCGACGCCGAAGAGGACATCCTCGTCACCGACGGGTTACAGGACGGCGACCTCCACGACGAGGTCGACTACTCGCTCGACGGAATCCGCGGTACCGCACCGCTCGTCGACGGGCCGGGTACCCAGACGTTCACGGAGCTGTTCAAGGACGAATACGACGCCGAACCCGGCGTCTTTACGCCCCATTCCTACGACGCGAGCGCCGTCTTACTGCTCGCGAACGCCTACGCCGGGCAGAATGACGGGACCGCCATCAGAAACGCCATGCAGGCGGTCACCACCGGTGACGGCGAGGAGATCACGCCGGAGACGCTCGCCGAGGGGATCGACCTCGCGGCCCACGGTGACCCCGTCACGTATCAGGGCGCTTCGAGTTCGGTCGGCTTCGACGGGAACGGCGACATGGTCGACACGATCTTCGAGTACTGGGAGTTCGACGAACGCGCTGCCGGCGGCACCGCCGAACTCGAACGGGTGACCTCGTAA
- a CDS encoding methyl-accepting chemotaxis protein — MVSLASLVPSFVRRRYLVKFVVSILAVVLVIGAVGAVSYADIDNTVRTDSNEQLESTAEMQADAISNWVETMRVQTRTASDSPILQEGDPQEVQGQLVEEQARMDVDVRAIHYVDTENDEIVTSTNAAYRGESFAALEEPWAADGFEDNLGLDESVWHSPTSYESPTLDDQVMAFASPVTEREDRAVVIIGTLEYQVDQLHQENTSASTAIIDSDGSAVFQAESASIDAASIDDEAMAAALGGRLTRIQDGDVVRAYVPVGNTQWVAVTSVPTDQAYGVASDVGTNVIAMVLASLVALGIVGVVLGRQTVVPLARLRDRTTKMESGNLDVDLETDRVDEIGRLYDGFDSMRNSLRNQIEAAESAREEAETARAETESMNRHLEAKAEAFSAVMDDCADGDLTRRLDPESESEAMTDIAKAFNEMIADLEETTADVKAFADEVAAASEQVTASSEEVRSASQQVSESIQEISDGADRQNQNLQSVNQEMSGLSTTTEEIAASSNNVADIAEQTAETGRLGREAAQGAIEGMHEIESESTEAVEAIQELEEEMAQIDELVEFITEVARETNMLALNANIEASRGGDGEGSGFGAVATQVKELAADTKSTAEDIEQRLERINEQTTETATEVQRTADRIAAHVDSVENAAEALDEIADYADRTNDGVQEISAATEEQAASTQEVVAMVSSATEISDSTASEAQRVAAAAEEQTSALSEVSESASSLADQAAHLSETLDHFETDEVADVSVDEYSTDYERETFAFDETDVDGVGDVEPGERADDQGAIEPGDGITDASTTGPGADGDGAMADVDTDVETAAAAGSSGLAGESPIDAADGDAIEADAAADESGETEAMADEDSGSDSESESTDDETSAGDEPSDDEGEFTFSRLEDE; from the coding sequence ATGGTGTCGCTCGCATCCCTGGTGCCGTCGTTCGTCAGGCGGCGGTACCTCGTGAAGTTCGTGGTATCGATCCTGGCGGTCGTGCTCGTCATCGGCGCCGTCGGAGCGGTCAGCTACGCCGATATCGACAACACGGTCCGGACGGACTCGAACGAGCAGCTCGAATCGACCGCCGAAATGCAGGCCGACGCGATCAGCAACTGGGTCGAGACGATGCGCGTCCAGACCCGGACGGCCTCCGACTCGCCGATTCTTCAGGAGGGCGATCCGCAGGAAGTTCAGGGCCAACTCGTCGAGGAGCAGGCCCGGATGGACGTCGACGTGCGCGCGATCCACTACGTCGACACCGAGAACGACGAGATCGTCACGAGCACGAACGCCGCCTACCGCGGCGAGTCGTTCGCGGCGCTCGAGGAACCGTGGGCCGCCGACGGCTTCGAGGACAACCTCGGACTCGACGAGTCCGTCTGGCACTCCCCGACGTCCTACGAATCGCCGACCCTCGACGACCAGGTGATGGCCTTCGCTAGCCCGGTCACCGAACGCGAGGATCGGGCCGTCGTCATCATCGGGACGCTCGAGTACCAGGTCGACCAGCTCCACCAGGAGAACACGTCGGCTTCGACGGCCATCATCGACAGCGACGGCTCCGCGGTGTTCCAGGCCGAATCGGCGTCGATCGACGCTGCCTCGATCGACGACGAAGCGATGGCGGCCGCCCTCGGCGGGCGACTGACCCGCATCCAAGACGGCGACGTCGTGCGAGCGTACGTCCCCGTCGGCAACACCCAGTGGGTCGCCGTCACCAGCGTCCCGACCGACCAGGCCTACGGCGTCGCGTCCGACGTCGGAACGAACGTCATCGCGATGGTGCTGGCGAGCCTGGTCGCGCTCGGTATCGTCGGCGTCGTCCTCGGTCGACAGACGGTCGTCCCGCTAGCCAGGCTTCGTGACCGAACGACGAAGATGGAATCAGGGAACCTCGACGTCGATCTCGAAACGGACCGCGTCGACGAGATCGGGCGGCTGTACGACGGCTTCGACAGCATGCGCAATTCGCTACGCAACCAGATCGAGGCCGCCGAATCCGCCCGCGAGGAGGCCGAAACAGCCCGCGCCGAGACCGAGTCGATGAACCGCCACTTGGAGGCTAAAGCCGAGGCGTTCAGCGCCGTGATGGACGACTGCGCCGACGGCGACCTGACCAGGCGGCTCGACCCCGAGAGCGAGAGCGAGGCGATGACCGACATCGCCAAGGCATTCAACGAGATGATCGCGGACCTCGAGGAGACGACCGCCGACGTCAAGGCCTTCGCCGACGAGGTCGCGGCGGCCAGCGAACAGGTGACCGCGTCCAGCGAAGAGGTCCGCTCGGCCTCCCAGCAGGTTTCCGAGTCGATCCAGGAGATCTCCGACGGCGCGGATCGCCAGAACCAGAATCTGCAGTCGGTCAACCAGGAGATGAGCGGCCTCTCGACGACGACCGAAGAGATCGCTGCCTCCTCGAACAACGTCGCCGACATCGCCGAACAAACGGCCGAAACCGGTCGGCTCGGCCGCGAGGCGGCCCAGGGGGCCATCGAGGGGATGCACGAGATCGAATCGGAGTCGACCGAGGCCGTCGAGGCCATCCAGGAACTCGAGGAGGAAATGGCTCAGATCGACGAACTGGTCGAGTTCATCACCGAGGTCGCCCGCGAGACGAACATGCTCGCGCTGAACGCGAACATCGAGGCCTCGCGGGGCGGTGACGGCGAGGGCTCCGGCTTCGGCGCCGTCGCGACGCAGGTCAAGGAACTGGCCGCGGACACCAAATCGACCGCCGAGGACATCGAACAGCGACTGGAGCGCATCAACGAGCAGACCACCGAGACCGCGACGGAGGTCCAGCGGACCGCCGACCGGATCGCGGCACACGTCGACTCCGTCGAGAACGCCGCCGAGGCGCTCGACGAGATTGCCGATTACGCCGACCGGACCAACGACGGCGTTCAGGAAATCTCCGCGGCGACCGAAGAGCAGGCGGCCTCCACCCAGGAGGTCGTCGCGATGGTCTCGTCGGCGACCGAGATCTCCGACTCCACGGCTTCCGAGGCCCAGCGCGTCGCGGCGGCTGCAGAGGAACAGACCTCCGCCCTCTCGGAAGTGTCCGAGAGCGCAAGTTCGCTCGCCGACCAGGCGGCCCATCTGAGCGAGACGCTCGATCACTTCGAGACCGACGAGGTGGCGGACGTGTCGGTCGACGAGTACAGTACCGATTACGAGCGCGAGACCTTCGCGTTCGACGAGACGGACGTCGACGGCGTCGGCGACGTCGAACCAGGCGAGCGCGCCGACGACCAGGGTGCGATCGAACCAGGCGACGGGATCACGGACGCGAGCACGACCGGCCCCGGCGCGGACGGTGACGGAGCGATGGCGGACGTCGACACCGACGTCGAGACCGCCGCCGCTGCCGGTTCGAGCGGCCTGGCTGGCGAGTCGCCGATCGATGCAGCCGACGGCGACGCGATCGAGGCCGATGCGGCTGCCGACGAGTCGGGCGAAACCGAAGCGATGGCCGACGAAGATTCGGGCTCGGACTCGGAGTCGGAGTCGACTGACGACGAGACGTCCGCCGGTGACGAGCCGTCGGACGACGAGGGCGAGTTCACGTTCAGCCGGCTCGAAGACGAGTAG
- a CDS encoding polyprenyl synthetase family protein: protein MELLERRRALIEERLVEVVEGVEPETLTEEVRHVALSGGKRVRPMVTLLACETVGGRAEDAVEFGVGIELVHTASLVVDDIIDRSELRRGTTSAWAEFGHGPAIITSDGLLGEAFALFSTDPDATRVVADAMVELGIGEATELSAQPANEDEYMTLARRKTGALFRAAAELGAIAADSDPVTVEALGEYAERVGIAFQIRDDVLDAVADVEELGKPTGHDAALERPSVVQVTDLTPSEANDRARTEADRAIDALDRVEIADPEARGYLADLAEFVVERER from the coding sequence ATGGAATTGCTGGAGCGCCGACGGGCGCTGATCGAGGAGCGTCTCGTCGAGGTAGTCGAAGGGGTCGAACCCGAGACGCTCACCGAGGAAGTTCGTCACGTCGCGCTCTCCGGAGGGAAGCGCGTCCGACCGATGGTGACGCTGCTGGCCTGCGAGACGGTCGGCGGCCGGGCCGAGGACGCCGTCGAATTCGGCGTCGGCATCGAGCTCGTCCACACGGCGTCGCTGGTCGTCGACGACATCATCGATCGCTCGGAGCTGCGCCGCGGGACGACCAGCGCCTGGGCCGAGTTCGGCCACGGGCCGGCGATCATCACCAGCGACGGCCTGCTCGGCGAGGCGTTCGCGCTCTTTTCGACCGATCCCGACGCCACCCGCGTCGTCGCCGACGCGATGGTCGAACTCGGTATCGGCGAGGCGACCGAACTCTCGGCCCAGCCCGCCAACGAGGACGAATACATGACCTTAGCCCGGCGCAAGACCGGCGCGCTGTTCCGTGCCGCGGCCGAACTCGGCGCAATCGCCGCCGATTCGGACCCCGTCACCGTCGAGGCACTCGGCGAGTACGCCGAACGGGTCGGCATCGCCTTTCAGATCCGAGACGATGTGTTAGACGCCGTCGCCGACGTCGAGGAACTTGGCAAACCGACCGGCCACGACGCCGCCCTCGAGCGGCCGTCGGTCGTTCAGGTGACCGACCTCACGCCCTCGGAAGCCAACGATCGCGCCCGCACCGAGGCCGACCGCGCGATCGACGCCCTCGATCGGGTCGAGATCGCCGATCCCGAGGCCAGAGGCTACTTAGCCGACCTGGCCGAGTTCGTAGTCGAGCGAGAGCGCTAA